A single genomic interval of Labrus mixtus chromosome 6, fLabMix1.1, whole genome shotgun sequence harbors:
- the LOC132975140 gene encoding uncharacterized protein LOC132975140 isoform X17, giving the protein MTNVQTVAVINPADKRSDAQTQEAVVTSEILTQENQSPLSHSSRTCVGESGVQSALEEAFFAAVGAALPLATPTMPEVRESERREGESVRRDSVDAVVAAIAEGERAERAEKDCEGIEESVSSAGREKEEGPLHSLPRLALICSQGERSAKEGQAASEESRKMPQNSAETERKEGPRETRSDRSADSEISPTEEACFNTSPLGLLTAPDCQDHIAAGPEGGGGGGGGGGGEEVGEKGGRVKDYTALSQPGGSPCGVSSAETETCPPTDVAESQLKSQSCREPPVASISASICTEQDRFSHSCQEQQQRCSAISPLSTHPEQVSSDTDLTQNLILEEALSFLRPFTETERHRSQVFPSPRPLLSSQQILQASSDQQVRPRSSKTEEAAEVQPQTESNSDSSGVSVHACDSSRGRNLRVHFEDTVKKDSDPSADFRNMEFASLPPVTVHESLHYPVVEASYTFPGFLSLRKPDFITNAAPTKGEKAIRSSTEKEGCGHTQDAKKDLKKDRSESETEACKTQLSCPAMKNPDGNKECFDLPQTTSVAVPEGDRLIVEQVSAEVAKQFEEKKGGEKEGDNSHAQSEVRPQDSAKVEEKAGKQRLLTSSSVLPPETVTCKPLNDVTDELPVELLSSGLDPGSKPEMLNSASPQTKPCDPSFQPSTKSDQTPPSGQTNTSESKTHSADLTTDESATSEAAAASDESIPAIEQCASNPAFVPRPPGPMLSHLEFIRDGDVSPPPEQTDGGTKVSAEVKGDNDRKVAQDNVKEDMTCPKLEDTNYAALSNSAMNHGNIASSKEENVTPPIQPPGAVGGSDNVISLSHTKSDSSVGIKPVICESSIKDDVTVVSCPLAFSLRTNEEIKQNKEKQNVDYQTSTPAVRKEDEQLDEATENNQKETEDSSEMQTGNTTTQPSNEADKETVEERGDLQPSHKHKVEKAESPIKDTTKEGGEITSKSHTDASSLSPDRDRPAGSSHDTPKAKMQPGSETHKTPTLNLKYSPDRDSAQDLSGQSQSAADPNCFAQQQEQLASEHPTEELSGVCLEGKETTNGQVRLAQTPVVHVEEGDGSVRRSCQSGSRDELTGDDKERVMDLRKGGGDEGEAAAALDRVYVTSHLASDLNERGSAAEENDLELITSHSLVGETKQATDDNKGQTLGVAGSVTVSASEAELVSDLSGKGQQKSKQLSACQDHNENPKTSKNTAVSVESASHRREASPFRIPASSKVGADSSDIHAEVHTPSAKQADQKLQKDYSEKSHSGATEECDIQGAKCEPFELQSSVTQSSTEAETAIKGPDVEEITEEDKAALGRDKADSQGMDQSGIKVVNNEATQKEKGVQDEGSGFGSVKDSDLSESEQPQSSSDSIGLLKETENSNDLANQITVDTQSSISSKCLDDFASTSPAAKPHDEVVLPEPAQNSVVKPIAAASQSEVRPVEEVTSCISAVSVNKESPAAGPRAPQPETNWIRALKEAALDSQSKEEKTEKTARRFPSLESPQEFLTPSEEIDAPLRHEESPPPEKEIPPLRKPVDLPEPLNKTTEIPPLKKPVDLPEPLNKTTEIPPLRKPVDLPEPLNKTTEIPPLKKPVDLPEPLNKTTEIPPLKKPVDLPEPLNKTTEIPPLKKPVDLPEPLNKTTEIPPLKKPVDLPEPLKKTSELLEPRRSTQVELPKETEKVELSEQTKEEPKDCQEPKQSTEETLPVGTEPVELVEKVEFPEPTQSTTEEFPEDAESVELSGPIEKAEELSEQTQSTNTVELQQETNTVELQQETNTVELSEQIDKEEEPQEELQEPEREPVPSLEPAQETAESFEPTESTATLSEPIKNEEPEPIKSTAEHQEPGLTEEPEDKPAEIPPEEPNLEDPTEESAGTDILQDLAEALQDSGSSDSDGAFETPESTTPVKAASPTEPQTQHLPFDDIAGADFSFSDPASDLTSADRPCRSPSIVFDEDRPIAASGTYNIEVLASDTSTHTLTRSQSLQGGELDADADGSLIEGSTAGGFHLHSESFSVGTESAPGTLHRPKKVRPGSLKKKPFLRQNSNPESPRPASSGGTPEINRRAKPRTASPLQAQEEADGGSATPSPGGTLRKTRKSRVVTPPPLPEETGHTIPALPLCQEETPPPCSPPNREESPIPPATSYQWDPDNFDNIDPFKTGGSKIANSPVLGRKDPVCAAVSEPPESPAVSAVEPSPPSPPATADPEEQPILPKRQPVRLEFDYSEEGSEASHRASPPPPKKVGKKPGGKMPLRKPKLGLKKAAPAQSEQLDNNPPDSRNGNDEEIPVHKGSYNFEPDKWDDPNFNPFSPKKGVGNSPKLPRPSHSFNSDDFDDSIDPFKSTNKMADSPPKASASFDLSSSDFDNENENDNVAELGDQNQNKPAKKKKTPIKSKSRGVSSLCCLFNTFRVKRSPKKSPLSELCQDPPPADEPSSLHTQDDHATDEEKLASSTGHKWNLHDMEADLNSDQQDFPQPSDLTSFVNESSLPHRAPAQDYEIEYMEKIGSSSPPLSLKKPSLYLKLDSVSDSLTKNMHDHGSEPGSPCTGSFEEMEAQISAGMKMPVLSTRPGPEGSAGDKGRKRESESLSRTQSTERDEQPPVEAPAPAPAPAMPPLDMLSECDDPLQYLESDLAETNPTAFAQKLQEELVLAALRIEALQVAKNISQCPSLSTVTPQSRLKKPSNRRWNINGSPLLKALFGGIVSLGQSSEQKLPPQSDITHRDLSSPVESAVSKNSLYTRTNSSSYIDGESPHLPGELDHSLGIAREEIVSKEKEVLEWQRKYEDSRQEVVEMRRIVSEYEKTIAQMIGEFKDDQKEKSLSHHTIQQLIMEKDQALSDLNSVEKSLADLFRRYEKMKDVLEGYRKNEEVLKKCAQEYLSRVRKEEQRYQALKIHAEEKLDRANSEIAQVRVKAKQEQAAYQASVRKEQMKVDSLERTLEQKNKEIEELTKICDELIAKMGRS; this is encoded by the exons ATGACAAATGTCCAAACAGTTGCAGTTATCAATCCTGCTGATAAGAGATcagatgcacaaacacaggagGCTGTAGTTACCTCAGAGATACTCACACAGGAGAATCAGAGCCCACTCTCCCACAGCAGCAGAACTTGTGTGGGAGAGAGCGGCGTGCAGAGTGCCCTTGAAGAGGCTTTTTTCGCGGCGGTTGGTGCTGCGTTGCCACTGGCAACACCCACGATGCCAGAAgtgagagaaagcgagagaagagagggagaaagcgTGAGGCGTGATTCAGTAGATGCTGTAGTGGCAGCAATCGCGGAGGGTGAGCGAGCAGAAAGAGCGGAGAAGGATTGTGAAGGGATAGAAGAATCTGTCAGCTCTGCAGGCcgagagaaagaagaaggacCCCTGCACAGCCTCCCTCGGCTCGCGTTAATCTGTTCACAGGGGGAGCGCTCAGCCAAGGAGGGACAGGCTGCATCTGAGGAAAGCAGAAAAATGCCACAAAACTCTGCAGAGacggagaggaaggaaggaccgAGGGAGACGAGGAGCGATCGCAGTGCAGACTCAGAGATCTCACCAACAGAAGAAGCCTGTTTCAATACTTCTCCCCTTGGGCTACTTACTGCTCCTGATTGTCAGGATCACATTGCTGCAGGAccggaggggggaggaggaggaggaggaggaggaggaggagaggaggtgggagagaaaggagggcGAGTTAAAGATTACACTGCTCTCAGCCAGCCAGGAGGCTCTCCTTGTGGGGTGTCATCGGCCGAGACTGAGACGTGTCCGCCCACCGATGTTGCCGAGTCACAGCTGAAATCACAGAGCTGCCGGGAGCCGCCGGTCGCTTCTATCTCTGCGAGCATCTGCACCGAGCAGGACCGTTTCTCTCACTCCTgccaggagcagcagcagcgttgCTCAGCGATTTCCCCTCTCTCCACTCATCCTGAACAAGTCTCCAGCGACACAGATCTCACACAGAATCTGATTTTGGAAGAAGCACTTTCTTTTTTACGACCCTTtacagagacggagagacacCGCAGCCAAGTTTTTCCTTCCCCTCGGCCTCTGTTGTCTTCACAACAAATCCTGCAAGCGAGCAGCGATCAACAGGTACGACCGAGAAGTAGCAAAACAGAAGAGGCGGCTGAAGTTCAACCCCAGACAGAGAGCAATAGTGACAGTTCTGGAGTAAGTGTGCACGCGTGTGACAGCAGCAGGGGACGCAACCTCAGAGTTCATTTTGAGGACACGGTGAAGAAAGACAGCGATCCCTCGGCGGATTTCAGAAACATGGAGTTCGCCTCTTTGCCTCCGGTGACCGTGCATGAGAGTTTGCACTATCCTGTCGTCGAAGCCAGCTACACTTTCCCAGGATTCCTCAGCCTGAGGAAACCGGATTTCATCACAAATGCAGCTCCTACCAAGGGTGAAAAAGCAATACGGAGCAGTACGGAGAAAGAGGGGTGTGGACACACTCAAGATGCCAAGAAGGACCTTAAAAAGGATCGGTCAGAGTCTGAGACCGAGGCCTGCAAAACACAGCTCTCATGTCCTGCCATGAAGAATCCGGATGGTAATAAAGAATGTTTTGACCTTCCACAAACGACGAGTGTTGCTGTACCCGAGGGCGATCGTCTGATAGTTGAGCAGGTGTCTGCAGAGGTGGCAAAGCAATTCGAAGAGAAGAAGGGAGGCGAGAAAGAGGGCGATAATTCACACGCTCAGTCTGAAGTCCGGCCTCAGGATTCTGCTAAAGTTGAAGAAAAAGCAGGTAAGCAGCGACTTCTGACCTCATCATCTGTGCTTCCACCTGAAACTGTTACCTGCAAGCCTTTAAATGATGTCACCGACGAGTTACCTGTTGAGCTACTCTCTTCTGGCCTTGACCCCGGTTCAAAACCTGAAATGTTGAACTCAGCCTCCCCTCAGACAAAGCCTTGTGACCCCAGTTTCCAGCCTTCCACAAAGTCAGATCAAACACCTCCCTCTGGACAAACGAACACCAGCGAATCCAAAACTCACTCCGCTGATCTCACAACGGATGAATCAGCGACTTCAGAAGCAGCAGCGGCCTCTGACGAGTCAATTCCCGCTATCGAGCAATGTGCCAGTAATCCTGCTTTTGTGCCGCGGCCTCCTGGCCCGATGTTGAGTCACTTGGAGTTCATTAGAGACGGtgatgtctctcctcctcctgagcaGACAGACGGCGGCACTAAAGTCTCTGCAGAAGTTAAAGGCGACAATGACAGGAAAGTGGCACAAGATAATGTTAAAGAAGATATGACTTGTCCTAAACTGGAGGATACAAATTATGCTGCGTTGTCGAATTCTGCAATGAATCATGGGAATATTGCATCttcaaaagaggaaaatgtgaCTCCTCCGATTCAGCCTCCTGGTGCAGTGGGCGGATCCGATAATGTAATTTCTCTATCACACACCAAGTCAGACTCCTCCGTTGGCATTAAACCTGTAATTTGTGAATCATCCATTAaggatgatgtcactgttgtcaGCTGCCCGCTCGCATTCAGCCTGCGTACAAACGAGGAAattaaacagaacaaagagaaacaaaacgtGGATTATCAGACTTCTACGCCTGCTGTAAGAAAGGAAGATGAACAGCTTGACGAGGCAACAGAGAACAATCAGAAGGAAACAGAAGACAGCAGTGAGatgcaaacaggaaacacaacaacacagccgaGTAATGAGGCTGATAAAGAGACTgtggaggaaagaggagacctGCAGCcatcacataaacacaaagtaGAAAAAGCTGAATCACCAATAAAGGATACAACAAAGGAGGGTGGAGAAATCACATCTAAAAGCCACACAGATGCATCTTCCTTATCtcctgacagagacagaccAGCAGGGTCATCTCATGACACACCAAAAGCTAAGATGCAGCCTGGTAGTGAGACTCACAAAACTCCAACATTGAACCTGAAATACAGCCCTGACAGGGATTCGGCACAAGATTTGAGCGGCCAATCGCAGTCTGCAGCAGATCCAAACTGCTTTGCTCAGCAACAGGAGCAACTGGCGTCAGAACATCCCACAGAGGAGCTGTCAGGTGTCTGTTTAGAGGGAAAGGAAACAACTAACGGTCAGGTCAGGCTGGCCCAGACGCCGGTGGTTCATGTGGAGGAAGGAGACGGCTCTGTCAGGCGGTCATGTCAGTCAGGAAGCAGGGATGAGCTGACAGGAGATGACAAGGAACGAGTGATGGATTTaaggaaaggtggaggagatgaaggGGAAGCTGCAGCAGCGCTCGACAGGGTTTATGTGACGTCTCACCTTGCCAGTGATTTAAATGAGAGAGGAAGTGCTGCTGAGGAAAATGACTTAGAGCTAATCACTTCTCACTCTCTTGTAGGAGAGACAAAACAGGCGACGGACGACAATAAAGGCCAGACTTTAGGGGTAGCCGGGTCGGTTACAGTTTCTGCGTCAGAAGCTGAGCTTGTGAGTGATCTGAGCGGTAAAGGTCagcaaaaaagcaaacaattaAGCGCCTGTCAGGACCATAATGAAAACCCCAAGACGTCAAAGAACACCGCTGTATCTGTCGAGTCTGCATCACACAGACGTGAGGCTTCACCTTTCCGAATTCCTGCTTCATCAAAGGTCGGCGCGGACAGTTCTGACATTCATGCAGAAGTTCATACTCCAAGTGCAAAGCAGGCCGACCAAAAGCTGCAAAAAGATTACAGTGAGAAAAGCCACAGCGGTGCAACCGAGGAGTGTGACATTCAGGGTGCAAAGTGTGAGCCTTTTGAGCTGCAAAGCTCagtcacacagagcagcacagaaGCAGAGACAGCCATAAAAGGCCCTGATGTAGAGGAGATCACAGAGGAGGATAAAGCAGCTTTGGGACGAGACAAAGCCGACAGCCAGGGGATGGATCAAAGTGGGATAAAAGTAGTAAACAATGAAgcaacacagaaagagaaaggtgTTCAGGATGAAGGCAGTGGCTTTGGGTCAGTTAAAGATTCAGACCTGAGTGAAAGTGAGCAGCCCCAAAGCAGCAGTGATAGCATTGGTCTTttgaaggaaacagaaaatagCAATGATTTAGCAAATCAAATAACTGTGGATACTCAATCTAGTATTTCATCAAAGTGCCTGGATGATTTTGCCTCAACATCTCCTGCAGCGAAGCCTCATGACGAGGTGGTATTGCCCGAGCCCGCCCAAAACAGTGTTGTAAAACCCATCGCTGCTGCTTCCCAATCTGAAGTAAGACCAGTGGAAGAAGTTACTTCCTGCATCTCTGCTGTGTCTGTGAATAAAGAGAGTCCTGCTGCTGGACCACGAGCCCCACAACCAGAGACAAACTGGATCAGAGCTCTAAAAGAAGCTGCACTCGATTCTCAgagtaaagaagagaaaacagagaagacgGCAAG ACGCTTCCCGTCTCTGGAGTCCCCTCAAGAGTTTCTCACTCCGAGTGAGGAGATAGACGCACCTCTGAGGCACGAGGAGAGCCCACCTCCGGAGAAAGAGATCCCCCCTTTGAGGAAGCCGGTGGATCTTCCTGAGCCTCTAAACAAGACCACAGAGATCCCCCCTTTGAAGAAGCCGGTGGATCTTCCTGAGCCTTTAAACAAGACCACAGAGATCCCCCCTTTGAGGAAGCCGGTGGATCTTCCTGAGCCTCTAAACAAGACCACAGAGATCCCCCCTTTGAAGAAGCCGGTGGATCTTCCTGAGCCTCTAAACAAGACCACAGAGATCCCCCCTTTGAAGAAGCCGGTGGATCTTCCTGAGCCTCTAAACAAGACCACAGAGATCCCCCCTTTGAAGAAGCCGGTGGATCTTCCTGAGCCTCTAAACAAGACCACAGAGATCCCCCCTTTGAAGAAGCCGGTGGATCTTCCTGAGCCTTTGAAAAAGACATCAGAGCTCCTAGAACCAAGACGGAGCACACAAGTAGAGCTCccgaaagaaacagagaaagtaGAGCTCTCTGAACAAACCAAGGAGGAACCAAAGGACTGCCAAGAACCAAAACAGAGCACAGAAGAAACTCTCCCAGTAGGAACAGAGCCAGTAGAGCTCGTCGAGAAAGTCGAGTTTCCAGAACCAACACAGAGCACAACAGAAGAGTTCCCAGAGGATGCAGAGTCGGTAGAGCTCTCAGGACCGATTGAGAAAGCAGAAGAGCtttcagaacaaacacagagcacaaaTACAGTAGAGCTCCAACAAGAAACAAATACAGTAGAGCTCCAACAAGAAACAAATACAGTAGAGCTCTCAGAACAAATCGACAAAGAGGAAGAGCCTCAAGAGGAGCTTCAGGAACCAGAAAGAGAGCCGGTACCTTCTCTAGAACCAGCGCAAGAAACAGCTGAGTCCTTCGAGCCAACAGAAAGCACAGCAACATTGTCAGAGccaataaaaaatgaagaaccAGAACCAATAAAGAGCACAGCAGAGCACCAAGAGCCGGGTCTGACAGAGGAGCCAGAGGACAAACCTGCGGAGATCCCACCTGAGGAGCCCAACTTGGAAGATCCAACCGAGGAGTCTGCAGGGACCGACATATTACAGGATCTCGCTGAGGCGCTACAGGACAGCGG GAGCTCAGACTCTGATGGAGCGTTTGAGACGCCTGAATCCACGACTCCAGTGAAGGCCGCTTCTCCCACAGAGCCGCAAACACAACATCTACCATTCGATGACATAG caggagcagacTTCTCGTTCTCTGATCCCGCCTCTGACTTGACCTCGGCCGACCGACCCTGCAGATCCCCGTCTATCGTCTTCGATGAGGACCGGCCCATTGCAGCGAGCGGGACTTACAACATTGAAGTTTTGGCTTCAGACACGTCGACTCACACTCTAACGCGTTCTCAGAGTCTCCAGGGAGGGGAGCTCGACGCCGATGCTGACGGCAGTCTGATCGAAGGATCGACGGCGGGAGGTTTTCATTTACATTCTGAGTCCTTCAGCGTGGGGACCGAGAGCGCACCCGGGACCCTCCACAGGCCGAAGAAAGTCCGCCCGGGGTCTTTGAAAAAGAAACCGTTCCTAAGACAGAACTCCAACCCGGAGAGTCCGAGGCCGGCGTCATCCGGCGGCACCCCGGAGATCAACAGGAGGGCAAAGCCGAGAACCGCCAGCCCCCTGCAGGCTCAGGAGGAGGCCGACGGAGGATCTGCGACCCCGAGTCCCGGAGGAACACTCAGAAAGACCAGGAAGAGCCGAGTggtgactcctccccctctccccgaGGAGACCGGTCACACAATCCCCGCCTTACCCTTGTGCCAGGAGGAGACTCCTCCGCCTTGTAGTCCACCGAACAGAGAGGAATCCCCCATCCCTCCGGCGACCTCCTACCAATGGGATCCAGATAACTTTGACAACATCGACCCTTTCAAAACTGGAGGAAGTAAAATAGCAAATTCCCCCGTCCTGGGCCGTAAAGACCCCGTGTGCGCCGCCGTTTCTGAACCTCCAGAAAGCCCCGCTGTCTCCGCTGTAGAGCCGAGTCCTCCGAGTCCTCCAGCGACCGCCGACCCCGAAGAGCAGCCCATCCTCCCCAAACGTCAGCCAGTAAGGCTGGAGTTTGACTACTCGGAGGAGGGCAGCGAGGCGTCCCACAGGGCCTCTCCTCCCCCGCCCAAGAAAGTGGGCAAGAAGCCGGGTGGCAAGATGCCTCTGAGGAAACCGAAGCTGGGTCTGAAGAAGGCCGCTCCGGCGCAGAGCGAGCAGCTGGACAACAACCCTCCAGACTCTCGCAACGGAAACGATGAAGAGATCCCCGTTCACAAAGGGTCGTACAACTTTGAACCCGACAAGTGGGACGATCCAAACTTCAACCCGTTCAGCCCGAAGAAAGGCGTCGGCAACTCGCCCAAACTCCCCAGGCCGTCTCATAGCTTCAACTCCGACGACTTCGACGACTCGATAGACCCGTTCAAATCCACCAACAAGATGGCCGACTCTCCTCCTAAGGCGTCCGCCTCGTTCGACCTGTCGTCCAGCGACTTTGACAACGAGAACGAGAATGACAATGTCGCAGAACTGGGCGACCAAAATCAGAACAAACcggccaagaagaagaaaactccCATCAAATC GAAGTCCAGGGGTGTGTCTTCTCTATGTTGTCTGTT tAACACTTTCAGAGTGAAGCGGTCGCCCAAGAAATCTCCGCTGTCTGAACTTTGTCAG GATCCTCCGCCTGCAGATGAGCCCTCCTCCCTCCACACGCAGGACGACCACGCCACCGACGAGGAGAAGCTGGCCTCTTCCACGGGTCACAAGTGGAACCTGCACGACATGGAGGCGGACCTGAACTCTGACCAGCAGGACTTCCCTCAGCCGAGCGACCTCACGTCCTTTGTGAACGAGAGCAGTCTTCCTCATCGGGCTCCAG cacAAGACTATGAAATCGAGTACATGGAGAAGATCGGCTCCTCCTCGCCT CCGCTGTCCCTGAAGAAGCCGTCTTTGTACCTGAAGCTGGACTCTGTGTCGGACAGCTTAACCAAGAACATGCACGATCATGGATCAGAGCCCGGCTCCCCCTGCACAGG GAGTTTTGAGGAGATGGAAGCCCAGATCTCGGCGGGTATGAAGATGCCGGTCCTGAGCACACGGCCCGGTCCCGAGGGCTCCGCCGGGGATAAGGGCAGGAAGCGAGAGAGCGAGTCGCTCAGCCGAACGCAGAGCACAGAGAGGGACGAGCAG CCCCCCGTGGAGGCTCCGGCTCCAGCCCCGGCCCCGGCTATGCCCCCGTTAGACATGCTGTCCGAGTGCGACGACCCCCTGCAGTACCTGGAGTCCGACCTGGCCGAGACCAACCCCACCGCATTCGCCCAAAAACTACAG gaggagctggtgcTTGCTGCCCTGAGGATAGAGGCACTGCAGGTAGCCAAAAACATCTCTCAGTGCCCCTCCCTCTCCACTGTAACCCCCCAG TCTCGACTCAAGAAACCCAGCAATCGTCGGTGGAATATCAACGGTTCACCCTTACTCAAA